In Candidatus Kaistella beijingensis, a genomic segment contains:
- a CDS encoding YjjG family noncanonical pyrimidine nucleotidase — protein MKNIRHIFFDLDNTLWDHRNNAYLTLKEIYKRENVQEKYNLGFEDFHREYFTINERLWAQIRDGEIDKDYLRKHRFYDSFLFFGIDDFDLAQVFEHNFLDEILNYNDLVEGAFELLEYLSEKGYTLHILSNGFKEVTYRKCELSGIQNYFQTITSADELNVRKPQPEIYEYALKKANAKKEESIMIGDDWIADVEGALSFGIDAVFFDVFKDNFGNDEVKVIRELKELQKFL, from the coding sequence ATGAAAAACATAAGGCACATTTTTTTTGACCTCGACAACACCCTTTGGGATCATCGCAATAATGCGTACCTCACTCTGAAAGAAATCTACAAAAGAGAAAACGTACAAGAAAAATACAACCTCGGTTTCGAGGATTTTCACCGCGAATATTTTACCATCAACGAAAGACTTTGGGCACAAATCCGTGATGGAGAAATTGACAAGGACTATTTAAGGAAGCATCGTTTCTACGATTCTTTCCTGTTTTTCGGGATCGATGATTTTGACCTCGCGCAAGTTTTCGAACATAATTTTTTGGATGAAATTCTAAATTATAATGATTTGGTGGAAGGCGCTTTCGAACTTTTAGAATATCTTTCTGAAAAAGGTTACACGTTACATATCCTCTCCAATGGTTTCAAAGAGGTAACTTACAGAAAATGTGAACTTTCGGGAATTCAAAATTATTTTCAGACCATCACTTCTGCGGATGAACTCAATGTCAGAAAACCACAACCTGAAATTTACGAGTATGCTTTGAAAAAAGCCAACGCAAAAAAAGAAGAATCCATCATGATTGGCGACGATTGGATTGCCGATGTAGAAGGTGCTTTAAGTTTTGGGATTGATGCGGTTTTCTTCGATGTTTTCAAAGACAATTTTGGAAATGATGAGGTGAAAGTGATTCGGGAACTAAAAGAACTTCAAAAATTTCTATAA
- the trpS gene encoding tryptophan--tRNA ligase, with amino-acid sequence MSRILTGIQATGTPHLGNLLGAIIPAIELSKNPENESFLFIANMHSLTQIKNAEELKQNTYEIAAAWLACGLDTEKTYFYRQSDIPEVCELSWYLSCFFPYTRLQLAHSFKDKADRLEDVNAGLFTYPMLMAADILLYDAEIVPVGKDQLQHLEMARDVGARFNHQMGEVFVLPQAELQQDTKYVPGTDGQKMSKSRGNIINIFLPEKNLKKQVMGIETDSKTLEEPKDPETDKVFALYQLIATPEQTEVLREKYLAGNFGYGHAKTELLNLILERFKTEREKFDYYMNNLSELDAKLEEGAEKTRKIAAETLKRARASLGM; translated from the coding sequence ATGTCACGAATCCTCACCGGAATACAGGCAACAGGAACGCCGCACCTCGGAAATCTTTTGGGAGCAATCATTCCCGCGATTGAACTTTCCAAAAATCCTGAAAACGAATCGTTTTTGTTTATTGCAAACATGCATTCTTTAACGCAAATTAAAAATGCTGAAGAACTGAAACAAAACACCTACGAAATCGCGGCGGCTTGGTTAGCGTGTGGTTTGGATACCGAAAAAACTTATTTCTACAGGCAAAGCGACATTCCCGAAGTTTGCGAATTGTCGTGGTATTTATCGTGCTTTTTTCCTTACACGAGGTTGCAGTTGGCGCATTCTTTCAAAGATAAAGCCGACCGTTTGGAAGATGTGAACGCAGGACTTTTCACCTATCCAATGTTGATGGCTGCAGATATTTTGCTGTATGATGCAGAAATTGTTCCGGTTGGAAAAGACCAGTTGCAACATTTGGAAATGGCGCGAGATGTGGGTGCGAGATTCAATCACCAAATGGGTGAAGTTTTCGTGCTTCCACAAGCGGAATTGCAACAAGATACGAAATACGTTCCGGGAACCGACGGACAAAAAATGTCGAAATCCCGTGGAAACATCATCAATATTTTTCTTCCTGAAAAGAATTTAAAAAAGCAAGTAATGGGAATTGAAACCGATTCTAAAACTTTGGAAGAACCGAAAGACCCTGAAACCGATAAAGTTTTTGCTTTGTATCAACTGATTGCAACACCTGAACAAACCGAAGTTTTAAGAGAAAAATATCTCGCAGGAAATTTTGGTTACGGACACGCCAAAACCGAATTGTTGAATTTAATTTTAGAAAGATTCAAAACCGAAAGAGAAAAGTTTGATTATTATATGAACAATCTTTCTGAGCTCGACGCGAAATTAGAAGAGGGTGCAGAAAAAACCCGAAAAATTGCGGCAGAAACTTTGAAAAGAGCGAGAGCGAGTTTGGGAATGTAA